A stretch of DNA from Scomber scombrus chromosome 9, fScoSco1.1, whole genome shotgun sequence:
ATGAAGTGTTGAAATTGGAATGTGTTAAAGGAGAGAACATGTGGGTCCTAAATTAGAAAGGAAGTGTTGGAGTATGTAAATTAGTTGGTaaggaggaagcatgatgatGGAATCTGTGAGGGAAAAGAGGAGTTTAGTAAGTCTGGCAGGAGGTGAGTTTAACATTCAGAGAACCTAGACTGTCTGCAAACTGCCCTGGAGAGAATGTCagccccctcttcctcctcccaccTACAGAAGCAAAACACAATGTTGCTGCAATACCCATGCCGGATATTTGCTGTACTTACCTCTGATGATGTGCTGCTCCTCTAAGAATAGCATTGCAACACATCTTAGGTTTCACTCATGCTCTGTAGTGATTCTCAGAATTGAAATGCCATAtcctttccaaaaaaaaacaaccattgtATTTAGTCACAATCTGAGCAGTCCTTATTTAAGAAGccacaaaaatgcaaaactgtagaaatataaatcaaaatatttcatattttgaaaatatgtaaatacagtCCCTGGGAAGCAATAGAGCAGTGGCTTACAAACTTCCACaccatacagtatatttgatcttttcatccaaaaacacacttaattaAGCTTGTCACCAAAATAAGACATTATCACCTGAATACGGTCCGTTGGTGCAGGAATAGAGTGAATTACCTTTGTGTAACAGCTGTACCCTCAAGGACATGAAATCAACTCTGAAAGAATACTTGTCTGGGACTTACTCAAGCAAGGAAGAATGCTATAAAACATAGATATAAATGTTTCTGAATCTGCACaattaatacataataatacaataaaaacacagcagtatTTTTCCTCTGTCATATATAGTAGCAATGACAAAATACATTGTCATTTTCAAAGAAACTGAGAAGGATCTAGTCTCCCCATATGACCTGAAGCCACATTTTTAGTCCTTAACTTTCAGTTTGGGTGATGATTAATAGATGTGGCCGGCACTGCCAATGAATCAAAGTCAGCTCTGATGACCTTATAAGTCCCGaagaccttttttaaaatgccCCTAACTTCAGACAAAGCCCATATGTAGCGTTGAAACTGAGCCAAGCCACAGAGcattattacaaaaaatgatcCTAGAGTTTGGATATTAACAATGCTGCGACTGTATTCCATCTACCCCCACCAAGGATCCTTAACTCTTCCCCTTTGACCCTTTGCTCTTTAATGACAGAGGTCAGATTTGTTCTGAATGAGCCTCTTCAGTCTTAATGGAGAGCTGTCTCTTCTCCTTTAACCCTTAAAGTCCTTAGTGGCAGAACAGACTGTCAACAGCTGTGTCACCATTCTTTGTAGGTATGAGTAAGACATATTTATGTGGTGAAACAGGTTTTACAGAGAGTGAGATAGATGTGGCCACTAGAAAACAGCTCAACAAAGTTGTGAAGCTGCATGACAGCTTCAACTGCTCAGTCTTGTTAAGAATGCCATTGTTTCATCAACACGGTGACTACGCACCTCCGGTTTACTCCACACTTGCACAGAGACAGTCAAGTGTCTGATAAAGATTGTCTGTCTTCAGACAGTGCCATTCTGTTAATCATGATAGAACAAAGCAGACGGATCCCCTGATGGCAACGATTACAGCCTGACAGAAGCACacaagacaacacacacacacacacacacacacacacacacacacacacacacacacacacacacacatacatgcactgCAAGGGGCCTGAACAATGACACTTTCCCAGCTGTCTAGACAGAGTTCAGGGCTGCTGGTGGCTGGCTGTTGGAGATCTCAGGGGGGATTAGAGCACACACCATTTCACTCACCtgttctgcttctttctctgtgttttcatgCAACGTTGATGCAATGTGACAGCCACAGAGGGAGCTGGGTGTATCATGGGGTATGGAAACAAGTTATACATAGAGTACAGCTGTGGATGACTTCTTGGTCACACTGTAGGAAAAGAAGTGGTGTAAGCAATATGATtgtgaaatattaaatgtgGTTATGAAAAGTAGTAATCCATCTTTTTTTGGAAGTAgctattttagtttttattggtCATATAACTGTGTTGGATGTGACAATCTTTAGTTCCTGGGGTTCAAAGAAGTGATTTATTAATAGAAGTTTCACCACTGTTCAATTCCAAAGTTATCTGTCGGACTTAAAGCACAAATCCTCTACTGGAGCCGCAGCTTAGCACCAGAGGTGTTGCCCAAACCCAGCAAAGCCCAGACAACAGCATCTTGCAGTTTTAAAGCAAGCCCAGTaacttttaaaagacaaaataatgcaatatttacagtacattgcTCAATTCAGTGCAGTCAGGGGTTTTGCTGTTATAGCCTCACCTGGTCTGATATGATCAGTAGCTCAATGTCattggctaatgttagcagacTTTAAGTAGGCTAGATATTGCTGTGTAACAGACATTACTCAATCAGTTTTCTTACTTTATGACTCTTCTCTACTTATGcgactgttaaaaaaatgttttatgtaccTATATCCTGTAATTGCCACTTGTGACCAAAGTGGCTGCTGTCTAGCTTAAGGTTTATAGACACGCTTTAACTTGATATGAGCACTTCATGCTGCATCAGTGCAGTTTCCCTCAACCATTCTGAATTCTGACACTATTTTGATCTTAAACCTACCccacaaataaatgcattttgcaACCGTCTCAGTTGCACAGTGAGAACAAAGCCTTTTCACACACGAACACTGATGACTGGCCTATCATAAAATGTACACATCAGCAGTGGGGAGAAATGAGGAGAGTGAAGATTATCACAAGTGATGGAGGGAATCATTGACAGTGTGGGCACGTAGAATGAAACTCTCACTCACTCCCATGCATATATAAGTACAACCACTGTAAcgtaggggtgtgtgtgtgtgtgtgtgtttgcatgcatgagATGACTCAGATAAACTCCTGGATTTAGTCACACAGCCTCCTAGAGTTGTGCACACTTTGTATTCCTGTCTGGCCTCACAGAGAAAGTTCCTTCCAGTTGCCATAAAGCTTTGCCACTGCATTCATGTTGTTATAGAGGCGTGTTGGATTTGTCTATTTCTCTGTTTATCAGGCCATGTCTTCACAGTGGCAGCATGTTGTAATCCTATCTAGAGGAGGTCACTGCAAGGGCGCCACAGGCTTCCCCCTTTTGAACTGAATCCAGACAGTGACAATCACTTTTGTGGGGAGAAAACAGcttaaaacagcagcattttagATCATGGCAGTAATATTTTTCAACTGGGGTTCCTTGGTCATATCTAATCCTGAAAAATAGACCATTTAAAAGCTCATTAAAGTGCATGGcagtgagagacacacacagattgaaGTTATTTATCTATGTGTGCACAGCAACATATGCTTTTCCTTATATTCTGTCATATGcataatgttataatgtcagatattcatataaaacagaGTTTCAAATAATGACGTAAACGAATGATAAGCAAAACGCTAAGGCTTCAGACTGCTCTAAATGCTGGGTTTCCAACATTTCTTTCTACTTTTGAAAACAAGCTGATCATGATGGATTTCTTTACATGGTCATCAGCTCCAGGCATAGCAGTTAAGCTCAAGTGAAGATAATCCAAGCCAAACGCCTGCCAACCTATGGTCTTATTAAATATTTGTACATGTTCTTGCAAAACAGTCTACTTGAGTGGTATTATAGACAATTAATACACTACAGCAAACAAATAACTGATGATGCAGTGAGATACTATACAGTTGGCGACAGCAGAATTTTACTATCTACATTACCTTTGCTTTTTCCTGAAATTTTACCACATTTCCCGCACGTAAACCTATTAACAGGGTAATAGAAAGATTTATATACAGCTTGTGACTGAAAGACTAAATCAACAGCAGGTAATGAGTTTAATATTTACCAAACAGAGACACCCTGCTGTAATCTTTGTTGCTGCAAATCTTCATGTTGTCTATTCATATATTTTGGAAGGGATTTGGGTTCgaacatgtatggatgtatttgagaagttgacattttgagtaaggaatgagaaaaagtagtgaaatcctactactatagGTTGTTTGACAGTTTGTTGATGTAGCCTGAGCCACATGAGCTGTGGGACATCAGCCATGATGCAGCTTCTGgaaactaaccaatcagaacagactGTACTCCTTGATATGGGGGGCctaaaagagacaggagctgcGTGAAGAGTCTGATaaataagtttttaaaaatgtaaatcatgcaaagctatTCCAATTGAGccttatattaaaaaaatatagacctggaaaagTGCATAATAGCCTCCCTTTAAGAAAGAGTTTTACCTAATACATATAGTACTGTATATAGCTTCATATGTAGATGTTCTGAGTTTCATCTGCTCGGTTAGACacttgtttttcctctcagtgTGACATGCAAAAGGAAGCCATGATTATAGCTGTGAGGAACAGACAACATACATTTTTGAGAGATATGGCTGTGAGTGTCAGTGGTTTAAGTAGGAAGGAAGGCTATGAAAAGACTAACCCATCCCCCAGCCTTTTGTGCGCCTGTCCGATGTGTTCGTGTCTAGGTGTGTACaaaatgcatgaataaatgTTCACATGCTTATGTGTTAGGGAACAGGGAGAACAAAGGACAACGGAGCCTCTCACACAGGAAACTTGAGATCTGAGCTGCACTTCTGCACACCAGTGTGTGCTTGACCTTTCACCCCAGGGACCTGTGACACCGGTTTATCGAGATGCCTGATCGGCAAGGGGGAAGGGAACCTGAAGGTCACCCGAGGATGAAATGATTCGAGGGACCAGGGGTGATATCTGGTTTTGCCATTCATTCATCCTTCTCAGAACCCTGGTTTTCTTTTAACTCAATAGCTGCATAATTTTGGTAGGTCTGTTTTCTAGTAAAGCTCTGCCTTATTTGACAACATAAGAATAGGGGAAATGGTTCTTTTTTCAGCTCTCTTGtgctgtacatttttttcatatttagtgtgtttgtggTAACATGTGCACTCATTAAGGCCTGACCCTGGCATTGGTCTGAGCTGCAGATAGCAGGAAGAATATGCAGTGTTTACATCTGAAATAACTTCCTGCATGTTGCTCAAGGTCTCACTGTCAGCATGTGGGTTTGCTGCCTTTCTCATGACTCCTGCAGGCAGAACGCCTTCAGGCCACTGAGCTAGCCTGAAGGCACCCAGAGACAGCAGTAGTCTTTGTTGATGATGAGTGATTCAGGTAGGCATAGTCACCAGGGTTGGTCAGTGAGAGCAGGAGCATAGCAGATGCTACTTTTAtgtcaaatttaatttttttttaactaacatTTTGAATCAAAACTTACAGCATTTTATTCTATCCAGCGAAAAGCTCTATCTTGCTATTTTGATATATTGACAACAGAGGATCAGTTACATGTGGACAGACATAACAGTGGTGAGTAATCATGACAATTGTACCCTGAGGATCATAATATCTGTTTCTGTAGTATCTCTACTCTAGCGTACAGTACAGTAAGTCAGTAAGTGCTCCATTCCACTACAGCTGCTGGGTTGGTCCATTGAGGGAAGGAGcatgttgaatttttaaaatgtgtaaccCAAAGCATTCTTAAAGGGAAAGACATGCCGGGCAGAGACGGAGGCCGTACAATCGCTTTCAGGCAGCAACGGTTTCCACATCGACTGTATGACCCACATTTCCGTTCTCTCCTATGTCTTGTCGATGTGGGAGACGGGGCAGCTGTTGGGGGGGTATCTGTATCCCCTGACGTCAGCAGCGGGTCATCGGTTGAATGGAATGAGTGCGTTGCCACTTAGAGTGAGAGTGAACAAGAGATGATACACTGGGAGGATGAACAGAGGACAgacaagagagggagagaactATGTTAGAGACTTCAGACTTGTAGAGAGGCCTTGTAGATTGActataaagagagagagtgtgttggATAAAATACACTTCCCCTTACCAAATCAAATGTACTACCCTACTTTAATTTTtgttaagtaaaaaaaacaaaccgtACACTTATTCCTTATTCTGCTAACTGTTTACTTTCTCTGTTTCTATTCTAGCCAGGAATGCCCCAGACTGTGTGCTCAGGCACCATGTTCACCACTCCCAGTGGCTTCAGCCCCCATCTGGCCTGCGCTGAGcctggggaggaggaggaggccgcACAGGAGGGCCAGGGGCCCGGGGCTTGCCTGGCCGATGGGCCCCCGATCACCTCTGCGTCCCTGGACACCCTCATCCAGAACCTGGTGCCCACTGCCGATTACTACCCAGAggtaaatgacaaaaacagcaaTGAACCCCAGTCACACCACTGTTCCTGATAAACTTGCACTTCAGTTTATCTTGGTAATGACAGTAGTGCCAATTACATTATTAGTCAAATGTCTCTGTTTAAAGCACTGCTTTGCTTTCTTTAATTACAGAaatctgcagtgttttttttattgatgtagTACCAGTGCCTTAGAAAATGTCcctttttgtcatttgacaGAAAGCCTATGTGTTTACCTTCTTGCTGAGTGCCCGTCTGTTCATCCCACCTCCGGAGCTGCTGGCTAGGGTGTGTGAGCAGTGcattaaacagcagcagctggatCAGAGCCCACTCGATACGGTCAGTACTGcaccacacacaaatacatacagtacttttttatacacatgcacaaactaACGAACAGACTGCCTCAGCAAAAAACACTCAGTGTTCGGCATGTAAGCAACCACTATGTTTTTTGCCAACTTGTCAAATCGTTTTGTTTTGCTGATGGAATCACAAATACAGAAAGTGGTAAacctctttcatttctttaacTACAGGCAAAAGTGCGCAAGTTTGGTCCCAAGATCCTGCAGCTGCTGACAGAGTGGACAGAGACGTTCCCCACTGACTTCAGGGACGAGAAGATGGTCGGGCACCTTAAAGACATCGTCCACAGGATGGCTCCGTGTGATGAGGTACACAGACACTGCTACTTATGAAGTTATCTGTTTCTACAGCAATTGTGATGGGCGGTAAGAGCCTGATTTTGATCCACACTGTATTTATGGCCATTATAGCCTCTTATTAGCCGTAGCTGCAGTGAGAAATGCTCTGACGGGGAACTAAATTCAATTATCATCACTACCTCTGTGGTGGGGTGGTGGAAGGAGTCAGAGTGTCCATGTACAGTGAATAGCCAATGCTCCATGTTACACAATCTTGCACTATagagggagcagagagaggaagggaggatgttAGAGGTGTAGCTCTATCTGCAGCCTCAGGGGAAAATCGAGGGAGGCAGATGGATGGAGAAAGTAGGGGGATGGGATACAGgggcacagagagcagaggaagaaggtAGAGAAGAAGGATGGAGTCAGGGTGGAAGACTAGGAAAAATGGAGAGAAGTGAAGGGACGACAGAAAGAGGGGAAGGGCAGGTGGTGATGAATGTGCTGCTATTTACAGCCGGGtggctacagtgtgtgtgtgtgtgtgtgtgtgtgtgtgtgtgtgtgtgtgtgtgtgtgtgtgtgtgtgtgtgtgtgtgtgtgtgtgtgtgtgtgtgtgtgtgtgtgtgtgtgtgtgtgtgtgtgtgtgtgtgtgtgtgtgcgtgcgcgtgtgtgtgcgcgtgtttgtgtgtttgtgtgcttgtgtttggaCATGTGGGAGCTGTGGCTCTGGGTCATTTGTGAGACAGACTGACCTAATGAACTCAGTGACCAGTCATCTGGAGGGAGGAGATCAGAAACACACATTCCTGGACATAACACACGGCACAATACTGcttgaaacatgttttaatgcagctGAAAATTAAACCATTTGTGTAAATTCTTGGGCTTATCAGAAGATCGATAATTTATTACAAATCTAGATGCTATAATGCAATGATACAGATAAACTTGCGcagtaaaacataaacatgtgcTTGATTACTTGATTTAAATTCAATTGTAAGTTGTTAAGTAAAGAGATGACAAGGTATGCTCATTTGGCAAATACTAGACCACTTGCATGTGAACTCAAAACGCAGTTGCACAGAAAGTCTTTTGAGTCATGCCTAATACTGATCTATAAAGCATTAATAGAATATTAATTCACATTAACAAAATCCTTACTatcctctcccctcttctccctttcctctccctctccgcAGGCGTACTGGAAAACCCTGAACCAGGTGCTGCAGAAGCTCAACCAGAGGCTGGCCCTGATGAGCCAGGGGGAAGAGAGTATCGTCAAGGTCTCCCTCAATGCCTCCTCTATCTCTGACAAGCTGGTGGCCTTCAAGACCAAGCCTCCGCCCATCCAGAAGGACATGCTCTCCATCTGCAACGACCCGTACACACTGGCACAGCAGCTCACCCACGTGGAGCTggtgaggagagggagagggagagggagagggagggaggggagtgtGGGTTAGACAGAGGTCAGGGTAAGAGATGATAACAAGGATGGACgaggaggagtggagaggatgctggaagagggagaaggagataAGGACAGTAAAGCAGGGGTGGAGACATGGTTTAAGGCAAAAATGTAGACATGGAATATGAGACATCAAATGGAATGGCGATGGAGAGGAAAAGATGTGAGGGTcattgaaaatgtatgaatctgaaagaacaaaagaaagttGGTGGGAGGCTTGGAGGGGGTGGGGTAGGGGTGCATAGTAGCAAACTGGCACACTTAACTCTGATCTTGTATCATATTGAGGATCTCTGAAGTCTAACCTTGATTGTTAGTTGTCAGCAATTCCAGCACTAACAAGTCTTCACCCATTGTGTTTAATAAAAGAACAAAGGAAATAGTGCAATGAAACATACATGGACAAAGGATCTCTGCAGTGTCCCTCACATCTCATGCATAGTGCCTTtagtgtattcatgtgtgtcttGATGTGGGCACGTGTATCTGGGAGtggttgtgtttctgtttgtgtgtgtggttgtgtgtgtggttgtgtatgCCTGAGTAGGCATGTACCCTTGTCTGAGTGGTGACATCACCCCAGAAGTCAGTGATGTGCCTTAGGCCTCAAACAAAAGGGATAAAAACACTGTGGATATATATGACCTGACAGCTTCACACTCTGGCGCACACCCCcccacacatgtacacacattgaaggagagaaggacagacaggcatgtacagtgcacacatacataaagaaTCCTTTTATAGGTTTTTAGCAACATGCTGATATTGAATCTAAAACAAGATGTTTTTAGGAGTgaagcatttgtgtgtgtgtgtgtgtgtgtgtgtgtgtgtgtgtgtgtgtgtgtgtgtgtgtgtgtgtgtgtgtgtgtgtgtgtgtgtgtgtgtgtgtgtgtgtgtgtgtgtgtgtgtgtgtgtgtgtgtgtgtgtgtgtttagttatgttgtgtttttagatTGTCATGAGTTGAGATCGTTCAAGTGAGTCAGTTTGACATGTATGTATCTGTGCAGCTGTCTTTTAATAGAAGTGAATATTGCCTCAAGTGTCACTTTGATGAAATATAATTCTAACGAGTAATGCCAATGAGtcattacttcattttattgaTTGCCTTCCATTAGTGAAATGAGAGGATTATTAATGAGATTGCACccgttgttttttctcttttgtgtgtgtgtgtgtgtgtgtgtgtgtgtgtgtgtgtgtgtgtgtgtgtgtgtgtgtgtgtgtgtgtgtgtgtgtgtgtgtgtgtgtgtgtgtgtgtgtgtgtgtgtgtgtttttaccagGAACATTTAAGTCATATTGGACCGGAGGAGTTTGTCCAAGCCTTTGTTCAGAAAGACCCACTAGATGTAACTCAGGTAAACTTTGACTTCAAATAttggtattatttatagatcaCCATTCATTCTGCATGGTgttgaatgtaaatgtttaagcttcactgtgcagaatgatgtatgtgtagAGTTTGACACTTGACTGATATTTCAATGCGgggaagatgtttttttgtggaaaaccaACATCAGTCATAAATTACTATTCAAGCAGAGTATTTTaacagtcttaaaacatgtctagaggggatctttaaatatgtctatataattatatttagctttttgAGGGTCACAATGATCAGCGGGCTACTAGGTCACACATAGCACATTGTTGTATTGACACAAGGTGTAGCAGCACATGATTGCTTCATCTGTCCTGTCATTTAACTGTTCAGTTATTTCACTCTCTCACtttacactgctgctgctccactgTGGTCTTTCTTCGTGTTGGGTTGCCATCTCTTTCACTtgccttccctctgtccttcctctatgtttgttttttcatgctcTCCATTGATCGTGTTATTTCTGTTCCCAGCTCGCTGTCTTTGTCATTTACACTCGGGTAGGGGTTCAGCCTGTAGATAGGAAGCTAATTAGGATCAGAGCAATTCCCTATAGTATCACCTCCCACActcacttttgtttgtgtgtgtgtcatcagcagCCATGCTTCGGTGACCAGAAGAAGAAAACCTCCAACCTGGAGGCTTATGTCAGGTGGTTTAACAGACTGTGTTACCTGGTAGCTACTGAGATCTGCATGGTAAGTGGCAAACGCTGTTAACCAGATCCTTATTTATTCTGACAAAAAACTTCACAAGGAAACAGAACAAAGAATAGACTCataatgccaaaaataaaatgaatgaaatgtgttcaaaaaAGTATGAACAACTGATGAATTGACAAAAAGCACTTTAATAATGAAATTGACATGAAGATAAGGAGACAAGAAGATATTTTTTGAGGACTAGTA
This window harbors:
- the LOC133985486 gene encoding ras-GEF domain-containing family member 1C-like, whose protein sequence is MPQTVCSGTMFTTPSGFSPHLACAEPGEEEEAAQEGQGPGACLADGPPITSASLDTLIQNLVPTADYYPEKAYVFTFLLSARLFIPPPELLARVCEQCIKQQQLDQSPLDTAKVRKFGPKILQLLTEWTETFPTDFRDEKMVGHLKDIVHRMAPCDEAYWKTLNQVLQKLNQRLALMSQGEESIVKVSLNASSISDKLVAFKTKPPPIQKDMLSICNDPYTLAQQLTHVELEHLSHIGPEEFVQAFVQKDPLDNDQPCFGDQKKKTSNLEAYVRWFNRLCYLVATEICMPAKKKQRAQVIEFFIDVARECFNIGNFNSLMAIISGMNMSPVSRLKKTWGKAKTAKFFILEHQMDPTGNFYNYRTALRGAAHRSQTANSNRERIVIPFFSLLIKDIYFLNEGCANRLPNGHVNFEKFVELARQVGEFMTWKQVECPFEEDRAILHYLHTAPIFSEDGLYLASYESESPENQVEKDRWKALRSNVLGKT